From Nicotiana tabacum cultivar K326 chromosome 22, ASM71507v2, whole genome shotgun sequence, one genomic window encodes:
- the LOC107784196 gene encoding uncharacterized protein LOC107784196 — translation MPNNDDSTSALLTIPSPASRSVFHEDEDDYTHPCNPFYVHPSDVLGFSLVSVPFDGTGYGSWRRTILVALSRLRCNDLVVSWLTNSLSKDIARSVEYSELAKDIWSELEERYGQGYLSFAHTSQGSLDIASYFSKIKQLWDEIDGLSISRVRSCSNCGFKSDYQKDDDVQKRQVSTSPQFLPTSASFNAGVSKQGFPSRVNFDAQRPLTCKYCKKPGHTIDKCYKLYGYPSNFKFTKGLGSKKTATHVEVNSHSPLTNVVPDYVKSSESRNASMVPGLTQDQFSQLMMLLQQSYVSADSSSTPTLMAFANFAGKLLSESILLKSCMLSQVDSFVWIRDFGASDYMISHKDSLFNLKTLPIHCLVSLPNGYKVNVHLVRSLTLFPNFTIHHVLYVPSFQHNLISVHKLLE, via the exons ATGCCGAATAATGATGATTCCACATCTGCATTACTAACTATTCCTTCTCCTGCTTCTCGTTCTGTCTTTCATGAGGATGAAGATGATTATACGCATCCATGTAATCCTTTTTATGTGCATCCGtctgatgttttaggattttctTTAGTTTCTGTACCTTTTGATGGTACTGGGTATGGGAGTTGGAGACGAACCATCCTTGTGGCCTTATCT CGGCTGAGGTGTAATGATTTGGTTGTCTCTTGGTTAACCAACTCCCTGTCCAAAGACATTGCTCGTAGTGTTGAGTACTCTGAACTTGCAAAAGATATTTGGAGTGAGTTGGAGGAAAGATATGGTCAAGGGTATTTGAGCTTTGCTCACACCTCACAAGGATCACTTGATATTGCTTCATATTTCAGCAAAATCAAGCAATTGTGGGATGAAATTGATGGCTTGTCAATTAGTAGAGTCAGGTCTTGTAGCAATTGTGGTTTCAAATCTGATTATCAAAAAGATGATGATGTTCAAAAG AGGCAGGTTTCTACCTCTCCTCAGTTTCTCCCTACATCTGCATCTTTCAATGCTGGGGTGTCTAAGCAGGGTTTTCCTTCCAGAGTCAATTTTGATGCTCAAAGACCTCTTACATGTAAATATTGTAAGAAACCAGGTCACACTATTGACAAGTGCTACAAGCTATATGGGTATCCTTCAAATTTTAAGTTCACAAAAGGGCTTGGCAGTAAGAAAACTGCAACTCACGTTGAAGTGAACTCTCATTCTCCTCTTACTAATGTGGTTCCTGATTATGTCAAGTCATCTGAGTCTAGAAATGCTTCAATGGTTCCTGGTTTGACACAAGATCAATTCTCCCAACTGATGATGTTACTGCAACAATCTTATGTATCTGCTGATTCCTCCTCTACTCCCACTCTAATGGCTTTTGCTAACTTTGCTGGCAAGCTGTTATCAGAAAGTATTCTGCTCAAGTCATGCATGCTTTCACAAGTAGATAGTTTTGTTTGGATAAGAGACTTCGGAGCTTCTGACTACATGATTTCTCATAAGGACTCACTGTTTAATCTGAAGACACTACCTATACATTGTCTAGTTTCTCTACCAAATGGTTATAAAGTCAACGTTCATTTAGTAAGATCTTTGACTTTGTTTCCAAATTTCACAATTCATCATGTTCTTTATGTTCCTTCTTTTCAACACAATCTTATTTCAGTTCATAAGCTGTTAGAATAA